A genomic segment from Juglans regia cultivar Chandler chromosome 14, Walnut 2.0, whole genome shotgun sequence encodes:
- the LOC108985834 gene encoding uncharacterized protein LOC108985834 → MLTMAASLFLVGVVIYVYKSTKPPPPKICGTPNGPPITSPRIRLSDGRHLAYRERGVPKQNAKYKVIVVHGYDSSKDVYLPLSEKRMEELDVYILSFDRAGYGESDPNPKRSVKSEALDIQELADRLDLGSTFYLIGMSIGTYPVWACLKYIPHRLAGVTLVVPVINFWWPSFPPKLVSENYEKQPKIEQMKVRIAHFAPGLVYWWLTQKWFPYSSNLQRLPLLFNKRDLETIQKMSEVRMPDEYKVRQQGVYESLHRDVIVHFGNWEFDPMELQNPFPNKEASVHLWQGHADKLVPYELQRYVAKKLPWIRYHEVSDGGHLMIHESGLCEAMFRELLLGEEPSIT, encoded by the exons ATGCTTACAATGGCAGCATCGTTGTTTCTAGTGGGTGTtgtgatatatgtatataaaagcACAAAGCCTCCACCTCCCAAGATATGTGGGACACCAAATGGTCCTCCTATTACTTCACCAAGAATTAGGCTGAGTGATGGAAGGCATTTGGCCTACAGAGAGAGGGGTGTTCCTAAGCAAAATGCCAAGTACAAAGTCATCGTTGTTCATGGCTATGACAGCTCCAAAGATGTATATTTGCCTCTCTCAGAG AAAAGGATGGAGGAGCTGGATGTGTATATACTATCGTTTGACAGAGCTGGATACGGTGAAAGTGATCCCAACCCAAAGCGCTCGGTGAAGAGTGAAGCACTTGATATTCAAGAACTGGCCGACAGATTGGATCTTGGCTCCACCTTCTATCTCATTGGAATGTCTATTGGAACTTACCCAGTTTGGGCTTGCCTCAAATACATACCCCACAG GCTAGCTGGTGTCACTCTTGTGGTTCCAGTCATCAACTTCTGGTGGCCCTCTTTTCCTCCCAAACTAGTCAGTGAGAACTACGAGAAGCAACCAAAGATAGAGCAAATGAAAGTCCGCATAGCACACTTTGCCCCTGGACTTGTCTACTGGTGGCTGACCCAGAAATGGTTTCCCTACTCTTCTAACTTGCAAAGGCTCCCTCTTCTGTTTAACAAACGCGACTTGGAAACTATACAGAAAATGTCCGAAGTACGGATGCCTGATGAG TACAAGGTGCGACAACAAGGTGTCTATGAATCCCTCCATCGAGACGTCATAGTGCATTTTGGAAACTGGGAATTCGACCCGATGGAGCTCCAAAATCCATTCCCTAATAAGGAGGCCTCTGTCCACCTCTGGCAAGGCCATGCAGATAAGCTTGTGCCGTATGAACTGCAACGATACGTGGCGAAGAAGCTTCCTTGGATAAGGTATCATGAAGTTTCCGATGGTGGTCATCTAATGATTCACGAGTCTGGTTTGTGTGAGGCCATGTTCAGGGAACTTTTACTTGGAGAAGAACCCTCTATCACATAG
- the LOC108985842 gene encoding uncharacterized protein LOC108985842 produces MTQAFPTYHMNAFKPPKRLSKEIEALMSRFWWGFKQNDRRIQYKSWTKLGMAKSDGGLGFRELESFNQALLAKQRWKVLTTPCSVAAKVDSSRERNGMTVKRGEASWKMPEAGFVIGASMGGYPVWSCLKYIPHRLLGASLLSPFVHYWWPSVPSNLSRKAFGSLRPSYQWTFRIAHYTPWLFHWWMTQKWFPTLSTEGAAMFNDHDIEILKRLLEAPSNGQEKITQQGEYESLQRDIIAGYGKCEFDPTDITNPFPKNEVSVHIWQANGDRVILFQINSYLSEKLPWIHYHEVLEGGHLIFFRSDICEAVIRSLLLG; encoded by the exons ATGACACAAGCATTCCCTACATACCATATGAATGCCTTTAAACCTCCTAAAAGGTTATCTAAGGAGATAGAAGCTTTAATGAGCAGATTCTGGTGGGGTTTTAAACAAAATGACAGAAGGATCCAGTATAAGAGCTGGACAAAATTGGGGATGGCAAAGTCTGATGGAGGCCTAGGATTTAGAGAGCTCGAAAGTTTCAACCAAGCTCTACTTGCTAAACAACGTTGGAAAGTGCTTACCACACCTTGTTCAGTTGCAGCAAAG GTTGATAGTAGTAGGGAGAGAAATGGCATGACAGTGAAAAGAGGAGAGGCTAGTTGGAAGATGCCAGAAGCTGGTTTTGTAATTGGAGCCTCCATGGGAGGCTACCCTGTTTGGAGTTGCCTGAAATACATACCACACAG GTTGTTGGGAGCTTCCCTCCTTTCTCCTTTTGTGCACTACTGGTGGCCATCTGTACCTTCCAATCTTTCAAGAAAGGCATTTGGGAGCTTGCGTCCATCGTACCAATGGACATTTCGAATTGCACACTACACTCCGTGGTTATTCCATTGGTGGATGACTCAGAAATGGTTCCCTACGTTGAGCACGGAGGGTGCAGCAATGTTCAATGACCACGATATTGAGATCTTGAAAAGGTTGTTAGAAGCCCCAAGCAATGGCCAG GAAAAGATAACGCAGCAAGGGGAATATGAATCGTTGCAACGAGACATAATAGCTGGCTATGGAAAATGCGAATTTGATCCTACTGACATAACCAATCCATTCCCTAAAAATGAGGTCTCCGTTCACATTTGGCAAGCCAATGGAGACAGGGTCATTCTCTTTCAGATTAACAGTTATCTTTCAGAGAAGCTTCCATGGATTCATTATCACGAGGTTCTTGAAGGAGGGCATCTAATTTTCTTCAGGAGCGATATATGTGAGGCCGTTATAAGATCACTTTTGCTTGGATGA
- the LOC108985841 gene encoding uncharacterized protein LOC108985841: MTILQVNKPSRFEVTWVGAKGCEDIIKNYWQSIDHFDSVTEIMSDISSCNQHLKLLHSCSGVLKKWAKNKDSNRGKEIKRLTMKIKKLQDNEGLENVEEIRELQNEVRVLLVQEDVKWRQKAKRNLYRLSDKNTKFFHASAT, from the coding sequence atgactaTTTTACAAGTCAATAAACCTTCTCGTTTTGAGGTTACGTGGGTAGGGGCTAAAGGGTGTGAGGACATTATCAAGAATTATTGGCAATCAATAGACCATTTTGATTCTGTTACAGAGATAATGAGTGATATCTCTTCGTGTAATCAACATTTGAAGCTATTACATTCTTGTAGTGGGGTCTTGAAGAAGTGGGCTAAAAATAAAGATAGTAATAGAGGGAAAGAGATAAAGAGATTGACTATGAAGATCAAGAAGCTGCAAGATAATGAAGGACTAGAAAATGTCGAGGAAATTAGAGAGTTACAGAATGAGGTAAGGGTGTTGCTGGTGCAAGAAGATGTCAAATGGAGACAGAAGGCTAAGAGGAACTTGTATAGATTGAGTGATAAGAAtaccaagttttttcatgcCTCTGCAACCTAG
- the LOC108985833 gene encoding uncharacterized protein LOC108985833 produces MLTMAASLFLVGVVIYAYKSTKPPPPKICGTSNGPPITSPRIRLSDGRHLAYRERGVPKQNAKYKVIVVHGFDSSKDIYLPLSQKRMEELDVYILSFDRAGYGESDPNPKRSVKSEAFDIQELADRLDLGSTFYLIGMSIGTYPVWACLKYIPHRLAGVTLVVPVINFWWPSFPPKLVSENYKKQLKRDQMKLRIAHFAPGLVYWWLTQKWFPYSSILQRHPILFNKRDLETIQKMSKVPMPDEHKVRQQGVYESLHRDVIVHFGNWEFDPMELQNPFPNKEASVHLWQGHADKLVPYELQRYVAKKLPWIRYHEVSDGGHLMIHEAGLCEAMFRELLLGEEPCII; encoded by the exons ATGCTTACAATGGCAGCATCGTTGTTTCTAGTGGGTGTTGTGATATATGCATATAAAAGCACAAAGCCTCCACCTCCCAAGATATGTGGGACGTCAAATGGTCCTCCTATTACTTCACCAAGAATTAGGCTCAGTGATGGAAGGCATTTGGCCTACAGAGAGAGGGGTGTTCCTAAGCAAAATGCCAAGTACAAAGTCATCGTTGTTCATGGCTTTGACAGCTCCAAAGATATATATTTGCCTCTCTCTCAG AAAAGGATGGAGGAGCTGGATGTGTATATACTATCCTTTGACAGAGCTGGATACGGTGAAAGTGATCCCAACCCAAAGCGCTCGGTGAAGAGTGAGGCATTTGATATTCAAGAACTGGCCGACAGATTGGATCTTGGCTCCACCTTCTATCTCATTGGAATGTCTATTGGAACTTACCCAGTTTGGGCTTGCCTCAAATACATACCTCACAG GCTAGCTGGTGTGACTCTTGTGGTTCCAGTCATCAACTTCTGGTGGCCCTCTTTTCCTCCCAAACTGGTCAGTGAGAACTACAAGAAGCAACTAAAGAGAGACCAAATGAAACTCCGCATAGCACACTTTGCCCCTGGACTTGTCTACTGGTGGCTGACCCAGAAATGGTTTCCCTACTCTTCTATCTTGCAAAGGCACCCTATTCTTTTTAACAAACGCGACTTGGAAACCATACAGAAAATGTCCAAAGTACCAATGCCTGATGAG CACAAGGTGCGACAGCAAGGTGTCTATGAATCCCTCCATCGAGACGTCATAGTGCATTTTGGAAACTGGGAATTCGACCCGATGGAGCTCCAAAATCCATTCCCTAATAAGGAGGCCTCTGTCCACCTCTGGCAAGGCCATGCAGATAAGCTTGTGCCGTATGAACTGCAACGATACGTGGCGAAGAAGCTTCCTTGGATAAGGTATCATGAAGTTTCCGATGGTGGTCATCTAATGATTCACGAGGCTGGTTTGTGTGAGGCCATGTTCAGGGAACTTTTACTTGGAGAAGAACCCTGTATCATTTAG